The genome window AAGGCCATCTTGGAGCCAGTAGCGTCAAAGGTCGGCGATACGTTGATGGCGTCGCTCTGCTCAAGCACCTTTTCTTTCTGGAAAACGTGGTTGAGCTGGAAGATGACGGGGTATTTGCCGTTGGAAAGCGCCACGGCCACCTTGTTGTCGGGCATGAACGCAGGCCCGATGACCACGTTGCCGGGGAAGCGGATACGCTGCACCTTGCCGCTGGCGCGGTCCCAAACGCCCAGAGCGTGGGACTGGGGGTCAATCTGGGTAAAGACCACAAAACGGCCGTCAGGCGACCATGCCGGAGACATGGCCTCACCGGGCATATTGGTGATCTGGCGCAGATCGCGGCCCGTGGGCTTGACCAGCCAGACGTTGGAATCCATCTTGCCGTTTTTCTTGATGAAGGCCAGCGTGGAGCGGAAGAAGGAACCGTTGCCCGTCAGGGCTTCCAGCAGGTCGGCGCAGAAGCGGTCCGCCACTTCGGGCAGATCGCGGGAGCTGACCTTGGGATATTCCTTGCCAAAAAGGCGGCCGCCGGTGTTGGTTTCAAAGGCGCGTATCTGCACAGGGCGGGTGCCGCTGTCGCCTTCAGGCCAGAATGTGGTGACCACAATGTCGGATCCGGCAAGCTGAAAGCGCTTGAAATCCAGTGAGGGCGGTTCGTAACCGGCCAGAACCGCGCCGCCGAGCACGGCCTTGGGATCGGTCAGGCGCATGAAGGGCAAAAAGCTCAGGTTTTCCTGAACAATCTTTTGCAGGTCTGCGCCCATGCCCGAGGCCGGAGTCTGCGGGCCTTTGAGAGGCGCGGCCAGCGCCAGGTTGACGATGTTCTGGCCCGGACCATAAATGTCCACGCGCATGGCGGCCTGTGCCCCGCTTCCCAGGGCCAGCCAAAGCCCCAGAGCCAGGAGAAGAAGCAGTTTTTTCATGGCGTCAGCAGTCCTTGTTGCATCGGCGCGCTAACGGCGCACCAGAGTAAGAGTTATATCCAGCGTTGCGTCAAGCCCTGCAGGAGGCGGCGGTATGCTGCCAACCTTGGCAATGCCTTTGTGCACGAAGGAATCAAGCATTTTGTCGCCGCTGTTTTCAATAAGGGCGGCATCCTCAATGGCCCCTGTCTTGGGGTTCACCTTCAGACGCACCGTAGGATAATAGGTACCGGGCGGGGTTTCAACCGGTATGATGATGGATTTGGCAAGCTGTTGTTTCACAGCGACAAAATACGTGCTGTAATT of Desulfovibrio sp. contains these proteins:
- a CDS encoding translocation protein TolB → MKKLLLLLALGLWLALGSGAQAAMRVDIYGPGQNIVNLALAAPLKGPQTPASGMGADLQKIVQENLSFLPFMRLTDPKAVLGGAVLAGYEPPSLDFKRFQLAGSDIVVTTFWPEGDSGTRPVQIRAFETNTGGRLFGKEYPKVSSRDLPEVADRFCADLLEALTGNGSFFRSTLAFIKKNGKMDSNVWLVKPTGRDLRQITNMPGEAMSPAWSPDGRFVVFTQIDPQSHALGVWDRASGKVQRIRFPGNVVIGPAFMPDNKVAVALSNGKYPVIFQLNHVFQKEKVLEQSDAINVSPTFDATGSKMAFTSSRLGGPQIFLKDLGSGSITRVSKNGTYNSEANLSPDGTLVVYSRMTEYGHRIFVQDMLTGMERQVTFGPGSDEQPAFCADSYFIAFSSSRGGGRGIYLITRHGGDAKRVPTGGGNASFPRWGMPGVQK